In one window of Lewinellaceae bacterium DNA:
- a CDS encoding type I restriction endonuclease subunit R: MVKAIHTEETFEEAIEQSLIEEGGYQKGNPSDYDPVLALDPVILFEFIQTTQPRKWEKISKIHGSSVEEKLLRRLTKEIDQRGMIDVIRKGITDYGVKFDLAYFRPETSLNPETEKLYHQNILTVTRQVYYSTKHRNSLDMLLSINGLPIVSIELKNQFTGQTVENAKKQFRFDRDYKELLFQFKKRALVHFAVDTDEAYMTTKLNGPKTYYLPFNQGFNNGKGNPPNPGGYRTSYLWEDIWSKDSLMEIVGKFIHLETEEIEIDGRLSKKEIMFFPRYHQLEVVRKLVRYVRVEQAGENYLIQHSAGSGKSKSIAWLSYQLFSLHNQDNKRIYNAVIVITDRKVLDTQLQNTIYQIEHKHGVVQKIDKNSGQLAETLSKGGSIIITTLQKFPFILDKVDDLPDRNYAVIIDEAHSSQGGEASKKMKEVLASNSLEEAERLEMNEEEDSSLDEVRKSMMARGKQTNMSFFAFTATPKAKTLEVFGTPGADGKPRPFHLYSMRQAIEEGFILDVLANYTTYKTYFKLSKAIEDDPEVNKKKAARAIGRFLSLHPHNLAQKTEIIIEHFRQVVSKKIGGKAKAMVVTGSRLHAVRYKREFDHYLKEKGYNKGDRAIKALVAFSGKVIDEGVEFTEPGMNGFGYKALPGKFATDEYQLLLVADKYQTGFDQPLLHTMYVDKKLSGVKAVQTLSRLNRTAPGKEDTFVLDFVNDRETILSSFQPYFEITTIEENTDPNHLYDLKTEIEKYQVIWPVEIDNFIEVYFANTKVLNVKDQAKLNAFIDPAVERFKGLEEEAQDELKNSVIAFVRLYSFLSQIMPFHDIELEKLFNYLRYFKKKLPKPTLGERFQLTDEVALEYYRLQKIEEGKISLQYGEESELSVVREAGVRYQKEEKAPISEIIQVLNDKLGTDFTPADQLFFDQIEEEMVQDETLAKQAQSNTIENFKYGFEDKFMDVVIDRMEQNKELFAKLMDDERMAGIVKEILLENVFNRLRDQAQL, encoded by the coding sequence ATGGTCAAAGCCATCCATACTGAAGAAACCTTTGAAGAAGCTATCGAGCAATCCCTGATAGAGGAGGGGGGCTATCAAAAGGGAAATCCATCTGACTATGATCCAGTTTTGGCCTTAGACCCCGTTATTTTATTTGAATTCATTCAAACCACACAGCCCAGGAAATGGGAAAAAATCTCTAAAATCCATGGCTCTTCAGTAGAGGAAAAACTCCTCAGACGATTAACCAAGGAAATCGATCAAAGAGGGATGATCGATGTGATCCGTAAAGGAATTACCGATTACGGGGTAAAATTCGATCTGGCTTATTTCAGGCCGGAAACCTCCCTCAACCCAGAAACGGAAAAGCTTTATCATCAGAATATCCTGACAGTGACCCGGCAGGTCTATTATTCCACAAAGCACAGGAACTCCCTGGATATGCTTTTATCGATCAATGGCCTTCCCATTGTCAGTATTGAGCTTAAAAACCAGTTCACTGGTCAAACAGTGGAAAATGCCAAAAAGCAGTTCCGTTTTGATAGGGATTATAAAGAATTACTGTTCCAGTTTAAGAAAAGAGCCCTGGTTCATTTTGCGGTGGATACTGATGAAGCCTACATGACCACAAAGCTCAATGGTCCAAAGACCTATTACTTGCCATTTAATCAGGGATTTAATAACGGCAAGGGCAATCCTCCTAATCCGGGTGGATACAGAACCTCCTATCTCTGGGAGGATATCTGGAGCAAGGACTCCCTGATGGAGATTGTCGGCAAATTCATTCACCTGGAAACCGAGGAAATCGAGATCGATGGCAGGCTATCGAAAAAGGAGATCATGTTCTTCCCGCGGTATCATCAGTTGGAAGTGGTTCGAAAGCTAGTCCGATATGTAAGAGTTGAACAAGCAGGGGAGAATTATCTTATCCAGCATTCCGCAGGTAGTGGAAAGAGTAAATCCATTGCCTGGCTATCTTACCAGCTCTTCAGCCTGCATAACCAGGATAACAAGCGCATTTATAATGCTGTCATCGTGATCACGGACAGGAAGGTCCTGGATACACAGCTCCAGAACACGATTTACCAGATCGAGCATAAACATGGGGTGGTCCAGAAAATCGATAAGAATTCCGGGCAGCTCGCAGAAACCCTCAGCAAAGGGGGAAGTATCATTATTACCACGCTTCAGAAGTTTCCATTCATCCTGGATAAGGTTGATGACCTTCCTGATCGAAATTATGCGGTCATTATTGATGAAGCCCACTCTTCCCAGGGCGGTGAGGCCAGCAAGAAAATGAAGGAAGTTTTGGCCAGCAATAGCCTGGAAGAAGCTGAAAGACTGGAAATGAACGAGGAGGAGGATTCCTCACTTGATGAGGTCAGAAAATCCATGATGGCAAGGGGCAAACAGACCAATATGAGCTTCTTTGCTTTTACAGCCACGCCCAAGGCAAAGACACTGGAAGTGTTTGGAACGCCGGGTGCCGATGGAAAACCCAGACCATTTCATTTGTATTCCATGCGCCAGGCAATTGAAGAGGGCTTCATTCTTGATGTTCTGGCGAATTACACGACCTATAAAACCTATTTCAAACTATCCAAAGCAATAGAGGACGATCCCGAGGTTAATAAGAAAAAAGCCGCCCGGGCTATTGGCCGGTTTTTATCGCTCCATCCGCACAACCTGGCGCAAAAGACTGAAATCATCATCGAACATTTCAGGCAGGTGGTGAGTAAGAAGATAGGAGGGAAGGCCAAGGCCATGGTAGTGACAGGCTCTCGGCTTCATGCTGTCCGCTATAAACGGGAATTTGACCACTATCTAAAAGAAAAAGGATACAATAAAGGGGATAGAGCAATAAAAGCCTTGGTGGCTTTTTCAGGGAAGGTCATTGATGAAGGGGTGGAGTTTACCGAACCTGGCATGAATGGTTTTGGGTACAAGGCGCTTCCCGGGAAATTTGCAACCGATGAATATCAGCTTTTGCTTGTGGCAGATAAATACCAGACAGGATTTGATCAGCCGTTACTTCACACTATGTACGTCGATAAGAAATTATCAGGGGTAAAAGCAGTTCAAACGCTATCCAGATTGAACAGAACGGCGCCAGGCAAAGAGGATACTTTCGTCCTGGATTTTGTCAATGACCGGGAAACGATCCTTAGCTCGTTCCAGCCTTATTTTGAGATCACAACTATTGAGGAAAACACTGATCCCAATCATCTTTATGATCTCAAAACAGAAATTGAAAAATATCAGGTAATCTGGCCGGTAGAGATTGATAACTTTATTGAGGTTTATTTTGCCAATACCAAGGTCCTGAATGTGAAAGATCAGGCAAAACTCAACGCCTTTATCGATCCGGCGGTGGAGAGATTTAAAGGGCTTGAGGAAGAGGCTCAGGATGAGCTGAAAAACTCAGTGATTGCCTTTGTGAGATTATATTCCTTTCTGTCCCAGATCATGCCTTTTCACGATATTGAGCTGGAAAAGCTTTTCAATTACTTACGCTATTTCAAGAAAAAACTTCCAAAACCAACATTAGGAGAGCGTTTCCAACTCACTGATGAGGTCGCCCTGGAATACTACCGTCTGCAAAAGATCGAAGAGGGTAAGATATCGCTGCAATATGGAGAAGAAAGCGAGCTTTCAGTAGTCCGGGAAGCAGGCGTCAGGTATCAAAAGGAGGAAAAAGCCCCGATTTCAGAGATTATCCAGGTCCTTAATGATAAATTAGGAACAGATTTCACACCGGCAGACCAGTTGTTTTTCGATCAGATTGAGGAAGAAATGGTCCAGGATGAAACCCTGGCTAAACAGGCGCAATCCAATACGATTGAAAACTTCAAGTATGGATTTGAGGACAAGTTTATGGATGTGGTGATTGATCGGATGGAACAGAATAAGGAACTCTTTGCCAAGCTCATGGATGATGAGAGAATGGCCGGGATCGTGAAGGAAATCCTGCTGGAAAACGTGTTTAACAGGCTGAGAGATCAAGCGCAATTATAA
- a CDS encoding AAA family ATPase, with product MKATKIKLKNFRSFGPEVTVIDLQDGLTGIVGANSAGKTALLEALKKVFDPSHSERNIFKSDFHIPGNSEPNEIDEIEMYIEIVFDFDGIFTEEEGKDNENGVPDYFDQMTVSDPGGSPYIRIRLQSTWKKDPINPEGSIETNLIFITCPEEEKETDANTPLFPNHKRSLIQSFYVPAIRRPSDQLRYASGSMLFRLLKRIKWPDDFNERFNEQLEEMNMLFEDVENFEKIKCNLSSLWQEYNKDSRYYNADITFGSSDFESILKKLEIEFTPTDSDRPFSISELGEGYRSLFYLTLVSTLLKMEEELEIEAGEKPLLTLLLIEEPENHIAPQLLGRVLNNLKSLSEQQNVQVILTSHTPSIIQRIDPEGIRHLRLDNTEHKTIVSNIILPKKTADAYKYVKEAVRNFPEIYFSRLVVIGEGDSEEIIFDRLSRVYDNDFDDHYISFAPLGGRYVNHIWKLLNQLDIPYVTLLDLDREREGGGWGRIKYAIKQIILNRPALKTKLLTLNGGELLSDKRFEAMHNWDVKEVKIMDGWISMLEEYNIFFSYPLDLDFMMLSYLELEYEATATEGPQVPDKELDPVGFGEKLKNGIQATLKSSNATAETYSEDEKELMIWYNYLFLGRGKPSTHIEALSEISDEDLAENIPEVLERIFDRIMEILAKN from the coding sequence ATGAAAGCCACTAAAATCAAATTAAAGAATTTTCGTTCTTTTGGTCCTGAAGTTACCGTTATAGATTTACAAGACGGTCTAACAGGAATTGTAGGCGCTAATAGCGCAGGCAAAACTGCACTTCTAGAAGCATTGAAAAAAGTTTTTGACCCATCACACTCGGAAAGAAATATCTTCAAATCGGATTTTCATATCCCTGGGAACTCAGAGCCAAATGAAATTGACGAAATCGAAATGTACATAGAAATAGTCTTTGATTTCGATGGAATTTTTACCGAGGAAGAAGGCAAAGATAATGAAAATGGAGTTCCTGATTATTTTGATCAAATGACTGTCAGTGATCCTGGTGGATCTCCATATATTAGGATAAGGCTTCAATCAACTTGGAAAAAAGATCCTATTAACCCAGAAGGTAGTATTGAAACTAATTTAATTTTTATTACCTGTCCTGAGGAAGAAAAGGAAACTGATGCCAATACTCCTCTCTTTCCAAATCACAAACGATCACTAATCCAATCATTTTATGTCCCGGCGATCAGAAGGCCCTCTGATCAGCTAAGATATGCTTCCGGTTCTATGCTATTTCGATTGTTGAAAAGGATAAAATGGCCAGATGATTTTAATGAAAGATTCAATGAACAGCTCGAAGAGATGAATATGCTTTTTGAGGACGTTGAGAATTTTGAAAAGATAAAATGCAACCTTTCTTCTCTTTGGCAGGAATACAATAAGGACTCACGTTATTATAATGCAGACATAACATTCGGGAGTTCGGATTTTGAATCCATTCTGAAAAAACTTGAAATTGAGTTTACGCCAACTGATAGTGACCGGCCTTTTTCGATTTCTGAATTAGGTGAAGGTTATCGATCCCTGTTCTATTTAACTTTAGTATCTACCCTTCTAAAAATGGAAGAAGAATTAGAGATTGAGGCAGGTGAAAAACCCCTTTTGACATTACTATTAATAGAAGAGCCTGAAAACCACATTGCGCCTCAACTATTAGGCAGAGTTCTAAATAACTTAAAATCTCTTTCTGAACAACAGAATGTCCAAGTAATCCTAACTTCTCACACGCCTTCTATCATCCAGAGAATTGATCCAGAAGGTATAAGGCATTTACGTCTTGACAACACAGAACATAAGACAATTGTGAGCAATATTATCCTTCCAAAAAAGACCGCAGATGCCTATAAATATGTGAAAGAGGCTGTCCGCAATTTTCCCGAAATATATTTTTCAAGGTTGGTCGTTATTGGAGAAGGGGATAGTGAAGAAATTATATTTGATCGATTGTCACGAGTTTACGACAATGATTTTGACGACCACTACATATCATTTGCACCACTGGGAGGTCGGTATGTAAACCATATTTGGAAACTGTTAAATCAGCTGGATATTCCGTATGTTACACTTCTCGATTTAGACCGAGAACGGGAAGGAGGTGGATGGGGACGTATTAAATATGCAATTAAGCAAATTATTTTGAATAGACCGGCCTTAAAAACGAAACTTTTAACTTTAAATGGAGGTGAACTCTTATCTGATAAACGTTTTGAGGCTATGCATAATTGGGATGTTAAGGAGGTCAAAATAATGGATGGCTGGATTTCTATGTTGGAGGAATATAACATATTCTTTAGCTATCCATTGGATTTAGACTTCATGATGCTCTCATATTTAGAGCTTGAATATGAAGCAACTGCCACCGAAGGCCCACAAGTGCCTGACAAAGAACTGGACCCGGTCGGATTTGGTGAGAAGCTAAAAAATGGAATACAAGCCACTTTAAAATCTTCAAATGCAACTGCTGAAACTTATTCAGAAGATGAAAAAGAATTAATGATTTGGTATAATTATCTTTTCCTTGGCCGTGGTAAACCATCAACACACATTGAAGCCCTATCGGAAATTTCAGATGAAGATTTAGCTGAAAATATACCGGAAGTCCTTGAGAGGATTTTCGATAGAATAATGGAAATACTAGCCAAGAACTAA
- a CDS encoding ATP-dependent helicase yields the protein MHQFVRPDDWIPADGFDLEDNALMAVKSDKNYLVVAGPGAGKTELLAQRACYLLQTNLCKNPNKILAISFKRDAAFNLAARVEKRVGRDLSRRFTSLTFDAFSKGLVDRFRNGIPEQYRPNKTYKIDTTPNSPYLLSLFEEFDPFISKGYFRTAKANVKAANIESLYEQAYPIHSSDSIKLAILDAMLKREGQETVIFPVLSRLAQYLLGTNPRIVSYLRQTYSHVFLDEFQDTTNLQYDLLRTAFGNSECTLTAVGDTKQRIMLWAGAMDYIFEEYLDDFDAYPPLNLLMNFRSAPRLVRLQNHLTATLMGSDIECIPRKDRNEDEGIAEFWIFDSEGQEAQLLAADIKHKIEVEQIDPREICLLYKQRPDHYGAVLQEALSNVNIKSRVENDIQDLLVEPIIKFCTNFIRSALDNSSIDGRKFILDEYCKFKKVFDDSGLLAVERETVKKLKSFKKAVEKVSDWDEIQRLIENEINEISFSIFSSYYPQYNEQSYFNDCISRFFELMQLEYEQNEDLLLAVEKFSGKDCVPIMTVHKSKGLEFSVVYFIGFEDQNFWNFKFQPKEDTCSFFVALSRAKDAVYFTFSSQRTNNFGDLERRSIEKINPLFEALKSSNLVYRKDFRMVDR from the coding sequence ATGCATCAATTTGTTCGGCCCGATGATTGGATACCTGCAGATGGATTTGATTTAGAAGATAACGCTCTAATGGCGGTCAAAAGCGACAAAAACTACCTTGTTGTTGCGGGCCCGGGAGCAGGTAAAACAGAATTACTTGCTCAAAGAGCCTGTTATCTATTACAAACTAATCTTTGCAAGAATCCCAATAAGATTTTGGCTATCTCCTTCAAAAGGGATGCAGCGTTCAACTTGGCTGCAAGGGTTGAAAAACGCGTTGGAAGAGATCTTTCTCGCAGGTTTACTTCATTGACTTTTGATGCTTTTTCCAAAGGTTTAGTTGATAGATTCCGAAATGGTATTCCTGAACAATACCGCCCAAATAAAACTTATAAAATTGATACTACTCCTAATTCACCATATTTATTGTCTCTATTTGAGGAATTTGACCCATTTATATCAAAAGGGTATTTCAGAACGGCAAAGGCAAATGTAAAAGCAGCGAACATTGAATCACTTTACGAACAAGCTTATCCTATTCATTCTTCGGATTCTATAAAACTTGCAATATTAGATGCAATGCTTAAAAGAGAAGGACAAGAAACAGTTATTTTCCCTGTATTGTCAAGGTTGGCACAATACCTACTAGGGACAAACCCAAGGATTGTTTCATATCTGCGACAAACATATTCGCATGTCTTCCTTGATGAATTTCAGGACACGACCAATTTGCAATACGATCTATTAAGAACAGCATTTGGAAATAGCGAATGTACTCTCACTGCAGTAGGAGATACCAAACAAAGAATTATGCTTTGGGCTGGGGCGATGGACTACATATTTGAAGAATATCTGGATGACTTTGACGCTTATCCTCCTCTTAATTTACTAATGAATTTCCGTTCCGCACCGAGACTTGTGAGGTTGCAAAATCATTTAACAGCTACTTTAATGGGAAGTGATATTGAGTGTATTCCAAGGAAGGACCGCAATGAAGATGAGGGCATCGCTGAGTTTTGGATTTTCGATAGCGAGGGCCAGGAAGCTCAATTATTGGCTGCTGATATAAAACACAAAATTGAAGTTGAACAGATTGACCCAAGAGAAATTTGCCTGCTTTACAAGCAAAGGCCGGATCATTATGGAGCAGTCCTCCAAGAGGCTCTTTCAAACGTTAATATCAAATCAAGGGTTGAAAATGACATCCAGGATTTATTGGTTGAACCAATAATAAAATTCTGTACAAATTTTATCCGCTCTGCGTTGGATAACTCAAGCATTGACGGAAGAAAATTTATTTTAGATGAGTATTGCAAATTCAAAAAAGTTTTCGATGATAGTGGTTTGCTCGCTGTTGAACGAGAAACAGTAAAAAAATTGAAATCTTTTAAGAAGGCAGTTGAAAAAGTGTCTGATTGGGATGAAATTCAGCGATTAATAGAGAATGAAATTAATGAGATATCTTTTTCTATATTCAGCTCTTATTATCCGCAGTATAATGAACAAAGTTACTTCAATGATTGTATATCCAGATTTTTTGAATTAATGCAGCTTGAATATGAGCAAAACGAAGACCTATTGTTAGCTGTTGAGAAATTTTCAGGAAAAGACTGTGTTCCCATCATGACGGTTCATAAAAGTAAGGGTCTTGAGTTCTCCGTTGTATACTTCATAGGGTTTGAAGATCAAAATTTTTGGAACTTCAAGTTTCAACCAAAAGAAGATACTTGTTCATTTTTTGTGGCACTTTCGCGGGCAAAAGACGCCGTGTATTTTACATTTTCAAGTCAACGGACTAATAATTTTGGAGATTTGGAGAGGCGATCGATTGAAAAAATAAATCCTCTCTTTGAAGCTTTAAAATCTTCAAACTTGGTTTATAGAAAAGATTTCCGGATGGTAGATCGGTAG
- a CDS encoding helix-turn-helix transcriptional regulator, protein MKNNYPEILIQVGRNIRKFRKEKGMSQETLAHLCDIDRTYMSYIENAKYNVTLQKLCDIANVLEMDVIDLIDYQ, encoded by the coding sequence ATGAAGAACAACTACCCGGAGATTCTGATTCAGGTAGGCCGGAACATCCGCAAGTTCCGGAAGGAGAAAGGCATGTCGCAGGAAACCCTGGCTCACTTATGCGATATCGATAGGACGTATATGAGCTATATCGAAAACGCCAAATACAATGTCACTCTACAAAAGCTGTGTGATATTGCCAATGTCCTGGAGATGGACGTCATAGATTTGATAGACTATCAATAA
- a CDS encoding Fic family protein — MAYNPDLPYNELPLLPPEVEIETTAILKKTIEASRALAELKGAITNLPNPTLFIDTIQLQEARASSAIENIITTHDELFKQSVADKKIDNSAVKEVLHYKDALWYGLEEMKQKPLLTTNLFVKLVQVIKANSASIRNSIGTQLKNPVSGKVVYTPPEGEAVIREKLKNLEDFIHAEDEIDPLVKMAIIHYQFEAIHPFFDGNGRTGRIILLLYLKLTGLLDLPALFLSGYIMEKKDAYFKKLRAVTEKNDWQGWIYYMLDMIETTAKKDRQRIAQIEKLMGTMGAEIQAKLPKVYSKDLMEVLFRLPYSKRQFLEEAGLGNLKTVGNYLKELEDAGYLKSEQVGKEKLYLNHQLLEILKS, encoded by the coding sequence ATGGCCTATAATCCAGACTTGCCGTACAATGAACTGCCGCTTTTACCACCTGAAGTTGAGATAGAAACTACCGCTATTCTCAAAAAGACAATTGAAGCCAGCCGGGCGCTTGCAGAGCTAAAAGGCGCCATTACCAACTTGCCCAATCCTACCTTATTTATTGATACCATCCAATTGCAGGAAGCGCGAGCCAGCTCGGCCATCGAAAACATCATAACCACACATGATGAGTTATTCAAACAATCCGTTGCCGATAAAAAAATAGACAACTCTGCCGTAAAGGAAGTACTGCATTACAAAGATGCCCTATGGTATGGGTTGGAGGAAATGAAGCAAAAGCCCTTGCTTACTACCAACTTGTTTGTCAAACTGGTGCAGGTGATAAAAGCAAACAGTGCCAGCATTCGCAATTCAATAGGCACCCAGTTGAAGAACCCGGTCTCCGGTAAAGTGGTATATACCCCACCCGAAGGCGAAGCCGTAATAAGGGAAAAATTAAAAAACCTGGAAGATTTCATCCATGCCGAAGATGAGATAGACCCGCTGGTAAAAATGGCCATCATCCACTACCAGTTTGAGGCCATCCACCCGTTTTTTGATGGTAATGGTCGAACAGGAAGGATCATTTTGCTTCTCTATTTGAAATTAACCGGCTTACTGGACTTACCAGCCTTGTTTCTGAGCGGTTATATTATGGAAAAAAAGGATGCTTATTTTAAAAAACTGCGGGCAGTAACCGAGAAAAATGACTGGCAGGGATGGATATACTACATGCTGGACATGATTGAAACCACTGCAAAAAAGGACCGCCAACGCATTGCACAGATCGAAAAACTAATGGGCACAATGGGTGCTGAAATACAAGCCAAATTGCCCAAAGTGTATTCCAAAGACCTGATGGAAGTACTGTTCAGGCTGCCCTATAGTAAAAGGCAGTTTTTGGAAGAAGCCGGCTTGGGGAATTTGAAAACAGTAGGTAATTATTTAAAAGAATTGGAAGATGCCGGGTATCTGAAAAGTGAACAAGTTGGTAAGGAGAAATTGTACCTGAATCATCAATTGTTGGAAATTTTAAAAAGCTGA
- a CDS encoding type II toxin-antitoxin system ParD family antitoxin, whose amino-acid sequence MARIDIDDPYTSFLESQVKAGLYNTISEAARDAIRKQMEVHEQRRLSSIALEIAKGEASIQEGREVPYSTGLLTEIADKGKAASLAGHPYRDEIKP is encoded by the coding sequence ATGGCAAGAATAGATATTGATGATCCCTATACTTCTTTTTTAGAAAGTCAGGTAAAAGCCGGCCTTTACAATACGATCTCGGAAGCAGCGAGGGACGCCATCAGAAAGCAAATGGAAGTTCATGAACAAAGACGATTGTCTTCCATTGCGTTGGAGATTGCAAAAGGAGAAGCCAGCATCCAGGAAGGACGAGAAGTACCCTATTCAACAGGATTACTAACCGAAATAGCTGATAAGGGGAAAGCAGCCTCACTTGCAGGCCATCCTTACCGGGACGAAATTAAGCCATAG
- a CDS encoding type II toxin-antitoxin system RelE/ParE family toxin, producing MHRLILSGEAYDDLVDIQNYTHSEFGEELWDRYKNILDKSLQQLMRNPLSGPYREDLPQPYRALSTGQHVLVYRIQDETIYVIRVLHQRMDFTYRF from the coding sequence ATGCATCGGCTTATTCTCTCCGGTGAAGCTTATGATGATCTGGTGGATATACAAAACTATACGCATTCGGAGTTTGGTGAAGAGCTATGGGATAGATACAAGAACATATTGGACAAATCGCTCCAGCAATTGATGCGTAATCCATTGAGTGGACCTTATCGAGAAGACCTTCCCCAACCATATAGAGCGTTATCTACAGGCCAACATGTGCTGGTCTACCGTATTCAGGATGAAACCATCTATGTAATCAGAGTTTTGCATCAAAGAATGGACTTTACGTACAGATTTTAA
- a CDS encoding carboxylesterase/lipase family protein: MKQMSRTVATSLALPYLSYPVLASVAKSISGNDYVDTETSYGKIRGIRTTGVNIFKGVPYAGKVSGANRFRRPAPLEPWTGVREAVQFGPPSIQAPRQNEPAPAEDCLFLNIWTPANDQKKRPVMFYNHGGGYVIGSGSSSWQDGANLARFFDVVVVETNHRLGLLGFLYLDELPGADFEGSGNMGLLDIIAGLRWVHENIAAFGGDPDNVMIFGESGGGGKTSCLYAMPEASPYFNKASIESGPGVRMTTKESAAATTALVLKELNLSPGNWKKLLDVPASDLLAIQNKIASVAPMLQKSKRTKVVPTGFGPVVDGYALLHHPFDPRAPKISHDKPLMVGWNEDEFTFFAWQNQDTSFTTLEFNTLQAKLEPQFGTDTSKIVDTYRQAMPTASAPEIFIAISSINMMGLGSIVIAEKKAKQGGAPVYLYNFGYKSEVKLPGTDFPLGTPHAMDITFKFNIEVPPDKGGQVRSGLGGSRPERYIASQHMAELWTTFARTGVPAAQDVPEWPGYNLKTRPTMRIDTTCTVIEDRYKQELAMWRSIGRLE; this comes from the coding sequence ATGAAACAAATGTCCCGTACTGTGGCCACCTCCCTGGCTTTGCCCTATTTGAGCTATCCGGTTTTAGCTTCTGTGGCAAAATCTATTTCCGGGAATGATTATGTGGATACGGAGACGAGCTACGGGAAAATTCGCGGTATACGGACAACCGGCGTAAATATTTTCAAGGGAGTCCCGTATGCAGGAAAAGTTTCCGGGGCGAACCGGTTTCGACGCCCGGCGCCGCTGGAACCGTGGACCGGGGTTCGAGAGGCTGTCCAGTTTGGACCTCCTTCCATCCAGGCGCCGAGGCAAAATGAGCCCGCTCCCGCGGAAGACTGCCTGTTCCTGAACATCTGGACCCCGGCGAATGACCAGAAAAAACGGCCGGTCATGTTTTACAATCACGGTGGGGGGTATGTGATCGGATCGGGATCATCCTCCTGGCAGGACGGAGCCAATCTGGCCCGTTTTTTTGATGTAGTCGTGGTGGAAACCAACCACCGGCTGGGATTGCTGGGTTTTCTATATCTCGATGAATTACCCGGAGCGGACTTCGAAGGATCCGGTAATATGGGTTTACTGGATATCATTGCCGGTCTGCGATGGGTTCATGAAAACATCGCCGCATTTGGCGGCGACCCGGATAATGTGATGATTTTTGGCGAATCGGGTGGCGGCGGCAAAACATCCTGCTTGTATGCCATGCCTGAAGCATCACCTTATTTCAATAAAGCCTCCATAGAAAGTGGACCGGGAGTACGGATGACCACCAAAGAATCTGCGGCAGCCACCACAGCCCTGGTATTGAAGGAATTGAATCTTTCCCCCGGCAACTGGAAAAAACTATTGGATGTGCCAGCAAGCGATTTATTGGCAATCCAAAACAAAATTGCTTCCGTCGCACCCATGCTGCAAAAGTCTAAACGTACGAAAGTCGTACCAACCGGTTTTGGACCGGTGGTGGATGGCTACGCCTTGCTACATCATCCCTTCGACCCGCGAGCTCCGAAGATATCCCATGACAAACCGCTGATGGTTGGCTGGAATGAAGATGAGTTTACCTTCTTCGCCTGGCAAAACCAGGATACCAGCTTTACCACACTGGAATTCAACACCTTGCAGGCAAAACTGGAACCCCAATTCGGAACGGACACATCCAAGATTGTTGATACCTATCGGCAGGCTATGCCCACTGCCTCTGCTCCAGAGATCTTCATCGCCATTTCCTCAATCAATATGATGGGGCTGGGATCCATTGTCATCGCGGAAAAGAAAGCAAAACAAGGTGGAGCACCTGTGTATTTATACAATTTCGGCTATAAATCGGAGGTAAAGCTACCGGGCACGGACTTTCCGTTAGGCACGCCTCATGCCATGGATATCACCTTCAAATTCAACATTGAGGTGCCTCCCGACAAAGGAGGGCAGGTAAGATCAGGTTTAGGTGGCAGCCGTCCGGAACGTTACATCGCCTCGCAGCATATGGCTGAATTATGGACCACTTTTGCCCGTACCGGAGTACCCGCCGCGCAAGATGTTCCGGAGTGGCCGGGGTATAACTTGAAGACCAGGCCAACCATGCGGATTGATACGACGTGTACGGTGATCGAAGACCGGTATAAGCAGGAACTGGCCATGTGGAGATCCATTGGAAGACTTGAGTAA
- a CDS encoding winged helix-turn-helix transcriptional regulator, whose product MGVTRTDLFTDIQNEIAMAAKAFDHPARVAIIQYLLKTNACINGDLVQELGLAQATISQHLRELRDIGIIQGTIEGTRISYCINPDRWEVIKALFNDLFSQFESPASGDCC is encoded by the coding sequence ATGGGCGTAACGCGGACCGATCTTTTCACCGACATACAGAATGAAATCGCTATGGCGGCCAAGGCATTTGACCACCCTGCGCGGGTAGCCATCATTCAGTATCTCCTCAAAACGAATGCCTGCATCAATGGGGACCTGGTGCAGGAATTGGGCCTGGCGCAGGCAACCATCAGCCAGCACCTCCGGGAACTGAGGGATATCGGGATCATCCAGGGCACTATTGAAGGTACCCGCATCAGCTATTGCATCAATCCGGACCGTTGGGAAGTTATCAAAGCGCTGTTCAATGACCTATTCAGTCAATTCGAATCACCGGCTTCAGGCGATTGTTGTTAA